Proteins from one Phaenicophaeus curvirostris isolate KB17595 chromosome 18, BPBGC_Pcur_1.0, whole genome shotgun sequence genomic window:
- the SLC52A3 gene encoding solute carrier family 52, riboflavin transporter, member 3, with protein MALLTHLLACVFGTGSWVAINGLWVELPLLVTVLPEQWYLPSYITIIIQTANVGPLFVTLMHHFRPGLLKEVAVIYVVVSVGVVACLLLAFLWDYSSPIAGRPHSTAFLILTFFLALVDCTSSVTFLPFMMQLQPQYLTTYFIGEGLSGLIPALIALGQGSGISKCTNVTYMANITTGNETVESIAFRLETQYFPANFSTLVFFLLLTAMMLACLLAFFFLTRQPKVWEFSQQKLFTSNIVLRSFDQFSDEGAHSQLSRGYPCPKDTKGPRNILPEKASYPLTKLTFIYLLITWVSALTNGVLPSVQSYSCLPYGNTAYHLSATLSSMANPLACIVAMFLPGRSVALLGTLTMAGTAFGAYNMAMAVMSPCPLLQQSQWGDATIVLSWVLFTGTLSYVKVMAGVILRSHSHSALVWYGAVEQLGSLLGALLMFPLVNVYNFFKSADYCSLQCPT; from the exons ATGGCGCTGCTCACCCATCTCCTCGCCTGCGTCTTCGGCACGGGCTCCTGGGTGGCCATCAACGGGCTGTGGGTTGAGCTGCCGCTGCTGGTGACGGTGCTGCCGGAGCAGTGGTACCTACCCTCCTATATCACCATCATCATCCAGACGGCCAACGTAGGGCCACTCTTTGTGACCCTCATGCACCACTTTCGGCCCGGCTTGCTGAAGGAGGTGGCTGTTATCTACGTGGTTGTGTCTGTGGGCGTCGTGGCCTGCTTGCTCTTGGCCTTCCTCTGGGACTACTCATCCCCCATCGCTGGGAGGCCCCACAGCACTGCCTTCCTGATCCTCACCTTCTTCCTGGCCCTGGTAGACTGCACCTCCTCCGTCACGTTCCTGCCCTTCATGATGCAGCTGCAGCCCCAGTACCTGACCACCTACTTCATCGGCGAAGGGCTCAGCGGGCTGATCCCTGCGCTCATCGCCCTGGGCCAGGGCTCTGGCATCTCCAAGTGCACCAACGTCACCTACATGGCCAACATCACTACCGGCAACGAGACCGTGGAGAGCATTGCCTTCCGGCTGGAGACTCAGTACTTCCCAGCCAACTTTTCCACTCTcgtcttcttccttctcttgaCTGCAATGATGCTGGCTTGCTTGCTGGCCTTCTTCTTCCTCACCAGGCAACCCAAAGTGTGGGAGTTCTCCCAGCAGAAGCTCTTTACCAGCAACATCGTGCTGCGCTCATTTGACCAGTTCTCTGACGAGGGAGCTCACTCACAGTTGAGCAGAGGCTACCCATGCCCAAAGGACACCAAGGGACCCAGGAACATCCTTCCAGAGAAGGCTTCCTACCCCTTGACCAAGCTCACCTTCATCTACCTCCTCATCACCTGGGTGAGCGCTCTGACAAATGGGGTCCTGCCATCCGTGCAGTCCTATTCCTGCCTTCCCTACGGCAACACCGCCTACCACCTCTCGGCCACGCTCAGCTCCATGGCCAACCCCCTCGCCTGCATCGTGGCCATGTTCCTGCCTGGCAG GTCTGTGGCCCTGCTGGGCACCCTCACCATGGCAGGGACAGCCTTTGGTGCCTACAACATGGCCATGGCAGTGATGAGCCCCTGCCCGCTCCTCCAGCAGTCCCAGTGGGGCGATGCCACCATC GTCCTCTCCTGGGTGCTCTTCACCGGCACGCTCTCCTACGTGAAGGTGATGGCCGGGGTGATCCTGCGGAGCCACAGCCACAGCGCACTGGTGTGGTACGGGGCAGTGGAGCAGCTGGGCTCCCTCCTCGGGGCCCTGCTCATGTTCCCCCTCGTCAATGTCTACAACTTCTTCAAATCAGCCGACTactgcagcctgcagtgccCGACGTGA